Proteins from one Mycteria americana isolate JAX WOST 10 ecotype Jacksonville Zoo and Gardens chromosome 1, USCA_MyAme_1.0, whole genome shotgun sequence genomic window:
- the AKAP11 gene encoding A-kinase anchor protein 11 isoform X4, translated as MDTYARAQGNRMKPRISVKKSFGEGVLHSMKSLLHSRKELCNVSADECLNREEQDNSIEITFIGFAEEMGTAHLQELAAVSAELPDVLKLLQLCKLKENEVIFLKDVKKTLAKPYDIKHQHQLPEVFCVMRLSPSFPRIKVDYIFTLLSKYTTGIRYAVEINSSQKHQTETSHGEDDDTNQSVSSIEDDFVTAFEHLDEDEPSKIQSAGACSSTSRNHRDAASQTIPAQCLEAVDSKILVASARRKSSARSSTLIDILGLKELSSVKNSVTTSISDPWIQRSFYKPYNPSDQGVNFLCKTLFSSSPAESSESDCSSPSPIIFLDEEGYQKSLKAKLQLPKIPVVKDGIEDSDSEVSEFFDSFDQFDELEQALENSCKVIRDPILGNPSQKRRTAHEQLSSGSITMNPQKFKFDRPTLPANVKKPTPRKPESPYSSIFDVPDSPRPVKTSGEENGGLFSPIRSSAFSPLGSCGSSECLCRINLSGDGTGQNHDDAIYNSYSAYADSVSFEILGSVFHSESSSEQVCAGNYSKHKGIVLKEKKGQAADLKMKTGKEPDKQAKSKHKSLMIRDSIQKFATELVEKSFGSAFKDLQKGVSSCTNALCHLAARLTSSVFQMAFYEIGRRRAISLKERAINGIASFLVSEAITGALKELRHVKKQIFTNTVARFAADLAEELVFEGIMEVCQFSYPSTPTAAQPSSFDYEDKVVRSYARDLSESVIQEAFIELSQVDVTFTTQAAISVSMDNIKYVSAESMLESTRTSTVFPNFNDRVALKPIQDSKKEYTVQQALFCTSGVVSSIPVPLAGRALCQHQVSSDAYKAKDSTAPNSDDNMKIYKDTTHPFFTSRKREEEVASFRNIYLISDHSQSTENTPSLLHNQNNTKQTNNRSGMNNNPELTSGSKGINTFSGTMVDMIVNEAYEAITSSRVTKAVEEYTDFLTRKIIDKKPYVQCIGEDFPKNVFADHLAKYVVKQSVDESKTVLCNTGENLACNMSSQTYADTNRKEQCVIKKQEAEKQNNVSVIVEQQQMPLNNPCKCLLTPTHSVQCFSEPNDCWQEQKGRRFSSKSPPPCSTVTSARHVLEDFTDTGSCSIPCLNKPSKKHDMQKPSSGPLTYRQADCFLHANSFSSVMFGSEDASQMEDKSRLKDGNTCVMPDTPPPTPLVPCQGSSERNLRKLSKKLKGELAKEFAPATPPSTPYNPSVAGLSETERDSLENEEFMLKLMRSLSEEVESSEDEDHSEMPVEKEERSEKTIQYADSLASHVISIATEMAASHLDGKTNERETDRQVQLGMQNRRCGYTAFINIPEETCNSLWNYAGDMAGKVINEAKKIVKSRHCKLLRLKRVNCQVDCLYLRKGDKDYSSKERCGPVQDQWPGERDSAVLPLPQGSGMTGLTSKYPSCESVTDEYADHIIRVLKREGGNAELLMDQYASRLAYRSIKSGLQQAARKNKLRYNRKTFPGQNAQVNGKLELIKAVNKDAVQQVKSSIHHREDQTYERGIGTQRTECTELLHFSESLAHSITCDVRKKLKMSGACLPKSLTDSCLYKKTEFDEVTGDLIKTRFSRTFLPFSPDHKLYHSTGSLNENGYSEGIIQAIEQYARKVADDTLEKSLESAVLHVAENRKNGDRLSYTEKLSPFSGTVCRCCSMKEHRYCTESTSHHLPAPESSIPVRHFLHPGLGGACQKSRVFQLDIPKIHIDVEQKTVFSDKGATAAIKKAEGELSYASVTADSGIGQDGVSFAESLTTEIMTSAMTNIGQAVNISSVGREGFHSVESIVSQQMSLSIGDDSTGSWSNLSFEDEHPDESSSFLHLSDSSAVFSSSPGSNGNSSSWSSLGLEGDMYEENLSFPTSDSDGTEDKDEDSKDAVEGLEQIRKTLAIVNIDLEPNLVDPQLRAALQWLAASETEVSGLHFHDAATREFVFEPWSHNATWTEFMDSFSKQADECASQGSLGKEWLGFFLSFCLLVKIQTFE; from the exons ATGGATACATACGCCAGGGCTCAGGGCAATCGAATGAAACCAAGAATATCTGTGAAAAAG agTTTTGGTGAAGGTGTACTGCACTCTATGAAGTCACTGCTACACAGCAGAAAAGAGTTATGCAATGTATCAGCAGATGAATGTCTAAATCGGGAAGAACAAGATAATTCTATTGAG attaCATTTATAGGTTTTGCTGAAGAGATGGGTACTGCTCATTTGCAG GAGTTGgcagctgtttctgcagagctCCCAGATGTTCTGAAATTGCTCCAGTTGTGCAAACTAAAAGAAAACGAGGTTATATTTCTAAAAGATGTAAAGAAAACCTTGGCAAAACCCTATGACATAAAACATCAG CATCAGCTTCCTGAAGTGTTTTGTGTGATGAGACTGTCTCCTTCATTCCCAAGGATCAAAGTTGATTACATATTTACCTTGCTGAGCAAGTATACCACAGGCATAAGATACGCAGTGGAAATAAACTCATCGCAAAAGCATCAAACAGAGACATCCCATGGAGAAGATGATGACACTAATCAGTCAGTTTCTTCAATTGAGGATGATTTTGTCACTGCTTTCGAACACTTAGATGAAGATGAGCCTTCAAAGATACAAAGTGCTG gtgcATGCAGCTCTACTTCTCGAAACCATCGAGATGCTGCTTCACAGACCATCCCTGCTCAATGTTTAGAAGCTGTTGACTCAAAGATCCTTGTGGCTTCTGCACGTCGAAAGTCATCTGCCAGATCTTCTACTTTGATTGATATTTTGGGACTTAAAGAACTGTCCTCAGTAAAAAATTCAGTTACAACCTCAATTTCTGATCCTTGGATACAAAGGAGTTTCTATAAGCCATATAATCCTTCTGATCAAGGTGTTAATTTTTTATGTAAAacgttgttttcctcctctccagctgaaTCCTCTGAGTCAGATTGCTCCAGCCCAAGCCCCATCATCTTCTTAGATGAAGAAGGGTATCAAAAAAGCTTGAAGGCAAAACTTCAGCTACCAAAAATTCCAGTAGTGAAAGATGGTATAGAGGATTCAGACTCAGAAGTAAGTGAATTTTTTGATAGTTTTGATCAGTTCGATGAGCTGGAACAAGCCTTGGAAAACTCTTGTAAAGTTATTAGGGATCCCATCCTAGGAAATCCATCCCAGAAAAGGAGGACTGCACATGAACAATTGTCTTCTGGAAGCATTACAATGAATCCTCAGAAATTCAAGTTTGATCGTCCCACTCTCCCAGCCAATGTAAAGAAACCAACTCCTCGTAAACCAGAATCACCATATAGCAGCATCTTTGATGTCCCGGATTCCCCGCGCCCAGTTAAAACATCAGGGGAAGAGAACGGAGGCTTGTTCAGCCCTATTAGATCATCGGCTTTCAGTCCACTAGGGAGCTGTGGTTCTTCTGAATGTTTATGTCGAATTAATCTCAGTGGAGATGGGACAGGTCAAAATCACGATGATGCAATTTATAATAGTTATTCAGCGTATGCTGATAGtgtttcatttgaaatactgGGTTCTGTTTTTCATTCTGAGTCCTCATCAGAACAAGTATGTGCAGGAAATTATTCGAAACACAAAGGGattgttttgaaagagaaaaaaggtcaAGCTGCAGATCTCAAAATGAAAACTGGTAAGGAGCCAGATAAACAAGCAAAATCTAAACATAAGTCATTAATGATTAGAGATAGCATTCAAAAATTTGCAACTGAATTAGTCGAAAAAAGTTTTGGCAGTGCATTTAAAGACCTGCAAAAAGGCGTTTCTTCATGCACCAATGCACTTTGTCATTTGGCTGCTAGGTTAACTTCTTCAGTCTTTCAAATGGCTTTTTATGAGATTGGAAGACGTAGAGCAATCTCCCTGAAGGAGCGTGCCATTAATGGGATAGCAAGCTTTTTGGTGAGTGAAGCTATAACTGGTGCTTTGAAAGAACTGCGGCAcgtaaagaaacaaatatttactaACACCGTTGCACGGTTTGCGGCAGACCTTGCCGAAGAACTCGTGTTTGAAGGAATCATGGAAGTATGCCAGTTTTCGTATCCATCGACACCTACAGCTGCACAGCCTTCATCATTTGATTACGAAGACAAAGTGGTAAGATCCTATGCCAGAGATTTGTCTGAATCTGTCATTCAGGAGGCTTTTATCGAACTTTCTCAGGTTGATGTGACCTTCACAACACAAGCAGCCATTAGTGTTTCCATGGACAACATTAAATATGTGAGCGCAGAAAGTATGTTAGAGTCAACACGGACTTCCacagtttttcctaattttaatgATAGGGTAGCACTGAAGCCAATCCAAGATTCCAAGAAGGAATATACAGTACAGCAAGCTCTGTTTTGCACCTCTGGTGTTGTAAGTTCAATACCTGTGCCCTTAGCTGGAAGAGCTCTTTGTCAACATCAGGTTTCCTCTGATGCTTATAAAGCAAAAGATTCCACTGCTCCAAATTCTGATGACAATATGAAAATATACAAAGACACCACTCATCCATTTTTCAcaagcagaaagagagaggaggaagtcGCTTCTTTCAGAAATATATACCTAATTTCAGATCACAGTCAAAGTACTGAAAATACTCCATCACTCTTACATAACCAAAACaataccaaacaaacaaataacagatCTGGAATGAACAATAATCCAGAATTAACAAGTGGGTCAAAAGGCATTAATACTTTCTCTGGAACTATGGTAGATATGATAGTAAATGAAGCTTATGAAGCCATAACCTCATCTAGAGTAACAAAAGCAGTAGAAGAGTATACAgattttttaacaagaaaaataatagatAAAAAACCTTATGTGCAATGTATTGGTGAAGATTTCCCCAAGAATGTGTTTGCAGATCACTTGGCCAAGTATGTCGTAAAACAATCTGTGGATGAAAGTAAAACTGTGTTATGCAACACTGGTGAGAATTTAGCGTGTAATATGAGCTCACAGACTTACGCAGATACCAATAGAAAAGAACAATGTGTGATAAAGAAGCAAGAGgctgagaaacaaaataatgtttctgtaatTGTGGAACAACAACAGATGCCTTTGAATAATCCATGTAAATGTCTTCTTACTCCAACTCATTCTGTTCAGTGTTTTTCAGAGCCTAACGATTGTTGGCAGGAACAAAAAGGACGCAGGTTTTCTTCAAAATCACCACCGCCTTGTTCCACTGTGACTTCTGCTAGGCATGTTCTTGAGGACTTTACTGACACAGGAAGCTGCTCAATACCATGCTTAAACAAGCCCTCAAAAAAACATGATATGCAGAAACCATCATCAGGACCTTTGACTTACAGGCAGGCTGATTGTTTTCTGCATGCAAATAGCTTTTCTTCAGTGATGTTTGGCAGTGAAGATGCTTCGCAGATGGAAGATAAATCACGTCTCAAAGACGGAAATACCTGTGTAATGCCTGATACACCCCCACCAACTCCTTTAGTACCATGTCAAGGTAGTTCTGAAAGAAACCTAAGAAAACTATCTAAGAAACTCAAGGGAGAGTTAGCAAAGGAATTTGCACCTGCAACACCACCTTCTACACCATACAATCCATCCGTTGCTGGTTTGTCTGAAACTGAACGTGACTCTTTGGAAAATGAGGAATTTATGCTGAAACTCATGCGGTCGCTTTCTGAAGAAGTGGAAAGTAGTGAAGATGAAGATCATTCTGAAATGCCTGTTGAGAAAGAGGAGCGTTCAGAAAAAACAATTCAGTATGCAGATAGCTTAGCTAGCCATGTAATTTCAATAGCGACTGAAATGGCTGCTTCCCATTTAGATGGTAAAACAAACGAAAGAGAAACTGATAGACAGGTTCAGTTAGGTATGCAAAACAGAAGATGCGGATATACTGCATTTATAAATATCCCAGAAGAGACGTGCAATTCTTTATGGAATTATGCAGGTGATATGGCAGGAAAAGTCATCAATGAGGCCAAGAAAATAGTGAAATCAAGGCATTGTAAACTGTTGAGGTTGAAGCGGGTTAACTGTCAGGTGGATTGCCTTTATCTGAGAAAAGGTGATAAAGATTACAGTTCAAAAGAACGGTGCGGTCCAGTGCAGGACCAGTGGCCAGGGGAGAGAGATTCAGCTGTACTTCCTTTACCACAAGGTTCAGGCATGACAGGTTTGACTTCCAAATACCCAAGCTGTGAAAGTGTGACTGACGAATACGCAGATCATATTATTCGAGTTTTGAAAAGAGAAGGTGGTAATGCTGAACTGCTAATGGATCAGTATGCTAGCAGACTTGCTTACAGGTCTATCAAATCAGGCTTACAGCAAGCTGCTAGAAAAAACAAATTGAGATACAACAGAAAGACATTTCCTGGGCAAAATGCACAGGTAAATGGTAAGCTGGAGCTGATCAAAGCAGTGAATAAAGATGCAGTACAGCAAGTGAAAAGCAGCATTCATCACCGTGAAGACCAAACGTATGAAAGGGGTATTGGCACACAGAGAACAGAATGCACAGAGTTGTTACATTTTTCAGAATCCCTTGCTCACAGTATCACTTGTGATGTTAGGAAGAAATTGAAAATGTCGGGAGCATGTTTGCCAAAGTCTCTAACAGATTCCTGTCTATATAAAAAGACTGAATTTGATGAAGTCACAGGGGATCTtattaaaacaagattttctaggacatttctgcctttctccccagATCATAAACTGTATCATAGTACAGgcagtttaaatgaaaatggcTACAGTGAAGGCATTATTCAAGCTATAGAACAATATGCCAGGAAAGTAGCAGATGATACTCTAGAAAAGAGTTTAGAGTCGGCTGTTCTCCATgtggctgaaaacagaaaaaatggggATAGACTCTCATATACTGAGAAACTGTCTCCTTTTTCTGGAACTGTGTGTAGATGCTGCAGTATGAAAGAACATCGGTACTGTACAGAAAGTACATCTCATCATCTACCTGCGCCAGAATCCTCCATTCCCGTGAGGCATTTTCTTCATCCTGGATTAGGTGGTGCTTGTCAAAAATCAAGAGTGTTTCAGCTTGATATTCCTAAAATTCACATTGATGTAGAACAGAAGACAGTGTTTTCTGACAAGGGGGCTACTGCGGCCataaagaaagcagaaggagaacTGAGTTACGCAAGTGTGACAGCTGACAGTGGTATTGGACAAGATGGAGTCAGTTTTGCTGAGAGCCTTACTACTGAAATAATGACATCAGCTATGACTAATATTGGTCAGGCAGTTAACATAAG CTCTGTTGGAAGAGAAGGATTTCACTCTGTTGAATCTATCGTTAGCCAGCAGATGAGTCTTAGTATTGGTGATGATAGCACTGGGAGTTGGTCCAATCTAAGTTTTGAAGATGAACATCCTGATGAGAGCAGCAGTTTTCTTCACCTCAGTGACAG
- the AKAP11 gene encoding A-kinase anchor protein 11 isoform X3 has protein sequence MDTYARAQGNRMKPRISVKKSFGEGVLHSMKSLLHSRKELCNVSADECLNREEQDNSIEMGQKLDKVWRGEKQMWTECRTVWITFIGFAEEMGTAHLQELAAVSAELPDVLKLLQLCKLKENEVIFLKDVKKTLAKPYDIKHQHQLPEVFCVMRLSPSFPRIKVDYIFTLLSKYTTGIRYAVEINSSQKHQTETSHGEDDDTNQSVSSIEDDFVTAFEHLDEDEPSKIQSAGACSSTSRNHRDAASQTIPAQCLEAVDSKILVASARRKSSARSSTLIDILGLKELSSVKNSVTTSISDPWIQRSFYKPYNPSDQGVNFLCKTLFSSSPAESSESDCSSPSPIIFLDEEGYQKSLKAKLQLPKIPVVKDGIEDSDSEVSEFFDSFDQFDELEQALENSCKVIRDPILGNPSQKRRTAHEQLSSGSITMNPQKFKFDRPTLPANVKKPTPRKPESPYSSIFDVPDSPRPVKTSGEENGGLFSPIRSSAFSPLGSCGSSECLCRINLSGDGTGQNHDDAIYNSYSAYADSVSFEILGSVFHSESSSEQVCAGNYSKHKGIVLKEKKGQAADLKMKTGKEPDKQAKSKHKSLMIRDSIQKFATELVEKSFGSAFKDLQKGVSSCTNALCHLAARLTSSVFQMAFYEIGRRRAISLKERAINGIASFLVSEAITGALKELRHVKKQIFTNTVARFAADLAEELVFEGIMEVCQFSYPSTPTAAQPSSFDYEDKVVRSYARDLSESVIQEAFIELSQVDVTFTTQAAISVSMDNIKYVSAESMLESTRTSTVFPNFNDRVALKPIQDSKKEYTVQQALFCTSGVVSSIPVPLAGRALCQHQVSSDAYKAKDSTAPNSDDNMKIYKDTTHPFFTSRKREEEVASFRNIYLISDHSQSTENTPSLLHNQNNTKQTNNRSGMNNNPELTSGSKGINTFSGTMVDMIVNEAYEAITSSRVTKAVEEYTDFLTRKIIDKKPYVQCIGEDFPKNVFADHLAKYVVKQSVDESKTVLCNTGENLACNMSSQTYADTNRKEQCVIKKQEAEKQNNVSVIVEQQQMPLNNPCKCLLTPTHSVQCFSEPNDCWQEQKGRRFSSKSPPPCSTVTSARHVLEDFTDTGSCSIPCLNKPSKKHDMQKPSSGPLTYRQADCFLHANSFSSVMFGSEDASQMEDKSRLKDGNTCVMPDTPPPTPLVPCQGSSERNLRKLSKKLKGELAKEFAPATPPSTPYNPSVAGLSETERDSLENEEFMLKLMRSLSEEVESSEDEDHSEMPVEKEERSEKTIQYADSLASHVISIATEMAASHLDGKTNERETDRQVQLGMQNRRCGYTAFINIPEETCNSLWNYAGDMAGKVINEAKKIVKSRHCKLLRLKRVNCQVDCLYLRKGDKDYSSKERCGPVQDQWPGERDSAVLPLPQGSGMTGLTSKYPSCESVTDEYADHIIRVLKREGGNAELLMDQYASRLAYRSIKSGLQQAARKNKLRYNRKTFPGQNAQVNGKLELIKAVNKDAVQQVKSSIHHREDQTYERGIGTQRTECTELLHFSESLAHSITCDVRKKLKMSGACLPKSLTDSCLYKKTEFDEVTGDLIKTRFSRTFLPFSPDHKLYHSTGSLNENGYSEGIIQAIEQYARKVADDTLEKSLESAVLHVAENRKNGDRLSYTEKLSPFSGTVCRCCSMKEHRYCTESTSHHLPAPESSIPVRHFLHPGLGGACQKSRVFQLDIPKIHIDVEQKTVFSDKGATAAIKKAEGELSYASVTADSGIGQDGVSFAESLTTEIMTSAMTNIGQAVNISSVGREGFHSVESIVSQQMSLSIGDDSTGSWSNLSFEDEHPDESSSFLHLSDSNGNSSSWSSLGLEGDMYEENLSFPTSDSDGTEDKDEDSKDAVEGLEQIRKTLAIVNIDLEPNLVDPQLRAALQWLAASETEVSGLHFHDAATREFVFLSRRLRERDWKVGDLLQAVLKYCEMIEKTSDGEQALNKSLVGWLLENI, from the exons ATGGATACATACGCCAGGGCTCAGGGCAATCGAATGAAACCAAGAATATCTGTGAAAAAG agTTTTGGTGAAGGTGTACTGCACTCTATGAAGTCACTGCTACACAGCAGAAAAGAGTTATGCAATGTATCAGCAGATGAATGTCTAAATCGGGAAGAACAAGATAATTCTATTGAG ATGGGCCAAAAGCTGGACAAGGtctggagaggagagaagcagatgTGGACAGAATGCAGGACTGTCTGG attaCATTTATAGGTTTTGCTGAAGAGATGGGTACTGCTCATTTGCAG GAGTTGgcagctgtttctgcagagctCCCAGATGTTCTGAAATTGCTCCAGTTGTGCAAACTAAAAGAAAACGAGGTTATATTTCTAAAAGATGTAAAGAAAACCTTGGCAAAACCCTATGACATAAAACATCAG CATCAGCTTCCTGAAGTGTTTTGTGTGATGAGACTGTCTCCTTCATTCCCAAGGATCAAAGTTGATTACATATTTACCTTGCTGAGCAAGTATACCACAGGCATAAGATACGCAGTGGAAATAAACTCATCGCAAAAGCATCAAACAGAGACATCCCATGGAGAAGATGATGACACTAATCAGTCAGTTTCTTCAATTGAGGATGATTTTGTCACTGCTTTCGAACACTTAGATGAAGATGAGCCTTCAAAGATACAAAGTGCTG gtgcATGCAGCTCTACTTCTCGAAACCATCGAGATGCTGCTTCACAGACCATCCCTGCTCAATGTTTAGAAGCTGTTGACTCAAAGATCCTTGTGGCTTCTGCACGTCGAAAGTCATCTGCCAGATCTTCTACTTTGATTGATATTTTGGGACTTAAAGAACTGTCCTCAGTAAAAAATTCAGTTACAACCTCAATTTCTGATCCTTGGATACAAAGGAGTTTCTATAAGCCATATAATCCTTCTGATCAAGGTGTTAATTTTTTATGTAAAacgttgttttcctcctctccagctgaaTCCTCTGAGTCAGATTGCTCCAGCCCAAGCCCCATCATCTTCTTAGATGAAGAAGGGTATCAAAAAAGCTTGAAGGCAAAACTTCAGCTACCAAAAATTCCAGTAGTGAAAGATGGTATAGAGGATTCAGACTCAGAAGTAAGTGAATTTTTTGATAGTTTTGATCAGTTCGATGAGCTGGAACAAGCCTTGGAAAACTCTTGTAAAGTTATTAGGGATCCCATCCTAGGAAATCCATCCCAGAAAAGGAGGACTGCACATGAACAATTGTCTTCTGGAAGCATTACAATGAATCCTCAGAAATTCAAGTTTGATCGTCCCACTCTCCCAGCCAATGTAAAGAAACCAACTCCTCGTAAACCAGAATCACCATATAGCAGCATCTTTGATGTCCCGGATTCCCCGCGCCCAGTTAAAACATCAGGGGAAGAGAACGGAGGCTTGTTCAGCCCTATTAGATCATCGGCTTTCAGTCCACTAGGGAGCTGTGGTTCTTCTGAATGTTTATGTCGAATTAATCTCAGTGGAGATGGGACAGGTCAAAATCACGATGATGCAATTTATAATAGTTATTCAGCGTATGCTGATAGtgtttcatttgaaatactgGGTTCTGTTTTTCATTCTGAGTCCTCATCAGAACAAGTATGTGCAGGAAATTATTCGAAACACAAAGGGattgttttgaaagagaaaaaaggtcaAGCTGCAGATCTCAAAATGAAAACTGGTAAGGAGCCAGATAAACAAGCAAAATCTAAACATAAGTCATTAATGATTAGAGATAGCATTCAAAAATTTGCAACTGAATTAGTCGAAAAAAGTTTTGGCAGTGCATTTAAAGACCTGCAAAAAGGCGTTTCTTCATGCACCAATGCACTTTGTCATTTGGCTGCTAGGTTAACTTCTTCAGTCTTTCAAATGGCTTTTTATGAGATTGGAAGACGTAGAGCAATCTCCCTGAAGGAGCGTGCCATTAATGGGATAGCAAGCTTTTTGGTGAGTGAAGCTATAACTGGTGCTTTGAAAGAACTGCGGCAcgtaaagaaacaaatatttactaACACCGTTGCACGGTTTGCGGCAGACCTTGCCGAAGAACTCGTGTTTGAAGGAATCATGGAAGTATGCCAGTTTTCGTATCCATCGACACCTACAGCTGCACAGCCTTCATCATTTGATTACGAAGACAAAGTGGTAAGATCCTATGCCAGAGATTTGTCTGAATCTGTCATTCAGGAGGCTTTTATCGAACTTTCTCAGGTTGATGTGACCTTCACAACACAAGCAGCCATTAGTGTTTCCATGGACAACATTAAATATGTGAGCGCAGAAAGTATGTTAGAGTCAACACGGACTTCCacagtttttcctaattttaatgATAGGGTAGCACTGAAGCCAATCCAAGATTCCAAGAAGGAATATACAGTACAGCAAGCTCTGTTTTGCACCTCTGGTGTTGTAAGTTCAATACCTGTGCCCTTAGCTGGAAGAGCTCTTTGTCAACATCAGGTTTCCTCTGATGCTTATAAAGCAAAAGATTCCACTGCTCCAAATTCTGATGACAATATGAAAATATACAAAGACACCACTCATCCATTTTTCAcaagcagaaagagagaggaggaagtcGCTTCTTTCAGAAATATATACCTAATTTCAGATCACAGTCAAAGTACTGAAAATACTCCATCACTCTTACATAACCAAAACaataccaaacaaacaaataacagatCTGGAATGAACAATAATCCAGAATTAACAAGTGGGTCAAAAGGCATTAATACTTTCTCTGGAACTATGGTAGATATGATAGTAAATGAAGCTTATGAAGCCATAACCTCATCTAGAGTAACAAAAGCAGTAGAAGAGTATACAgattttttaacaagaaaaataatagatAAAAAACCTTATGTGCAATGTATTGGTGAAGATTTCCCCAAGAATGTGTTTGCAGATCACTTGGCCAAGTATGTCGTAAAACAATCTGTGGATGAAAGTAAAACTGTGTTATGCAACACTGGTGAGAATTTAGCGTGTAATATGAGCTCACAGACTTACGCAGATACCAATAGAAAAGAACAATGTGTGATAAAGAAGCAAGAGgctgagaaacaaaataatgtttctgtaatTGTGGAACAACAACAGATGCCTTTGAATAATCCATGTAAATGTCTTCTTACTCCAACTCATTCTGTTCAGTGTTTTTCAGAGCCTAACGATTGTTGGCAGGAACAAAAAGGACGCAGGTTTTCTTCAAAATCACCACCGCCTTGTTCCACTGTGACTTCTGCTAGGCATGTTCTTGAGGACTTTACTGACACAGGAAGCTGCTCAATACCATGCTTAAACAAGCCCTCAAAAAAACATGATATGCAGAAACCATCATCAGGACCTTTGACTTACAGGCAGGCTGATTGTTTTCTGCATGCAAATAGCTTTTCTTCAGTGATGTTTGGCAGTGAAGATGCTTCGCAGATGGAAGATAAATCACGTCTCAAAGACGGAAATACCTGTGTAATGCCTGATACACCCCCACCAACTCCTTTAGTACCATGTCAAGGTAGTTCTGAAAGAAACCTAAGAAAACTATCTAAGAAACTCAAGGGAGAGTTAGCAAAGGAATTTGCACCTGCAACACCACCTTCTACACCATACAATCCATCCGTTGCTGGTTTGTCTGAAACTGAACGTGACTCTTTGGAAAATGAGGAATTTATGCTGAAACTCATGCGGTCGCTTTCTGAAGAAGTGGAAAGTAGTGAAGATGAAGATCATTCTGAAATGCCTGTTGAGAAAGAGGAGCGTTCAGAAAAAACAATTCAGTATGCAGATAGCTTAGCTAGCCATGTAATTTCAATAGCGACTGAAATGGCTGCTTCCCATTTAGATGGTAAAACAAACGAAAGAGAAACTGATAGACAGGTTCAGTTAGGTATGCAAAACAGAAGATGCGGATATACTGCATTTATAAATATCCCAGAAGAGACGTGCAATTCTTTATGGAATTATGCAGGTGATATGGCAGGAAAAGTCATCAATGAGGCCAAGAAAATAGTGAAATCAAGGCATTGTAAACTGTTGAGGTTGAAGCGGGTTAACTGTCAGGTGGATTGCCTTTATCTGAGAAAAGGTGATAAAGATTACAGTTCAAAAGAACGGTGCGGTCCAGTGCAGGACCAGTGGCCAGGGGAGAGAGATTCAGCTGTACTTCCTTTACCACAAGGTTCAGGCATGACAGGTTTGACTTCCAAATACCCAAGCTGTGAAAGTGTGACTGACGAATACGCAGATCATATTATTCGAGTTTTGAAAAGAGAAGGTGGTAATGCTGAACTGCTAATGGATCAGTATGCTAGCAGACTTGCTTACAGGTCTATCAAATCAGGCTTACAGCAAGCTGCTAGAAAAAACAAATTGAGATACAACAGAAAGACATTTCCTGGGCAAAATGCACAGGTAAATGGTAAGCTGGAGCTGATCAAAGCAGTGAATAAAGATGCAGTACAGCAAGTGAAAAGCAGCATTCATCACCGTGAAGACCAAACGTATGAAAGGGGTATTGGCACACAGAGAACAGAATGCACAGAGTTGTTACATTTTTCAGAATCCCTTGCTCACAGTATCACTTGTGATGTTAGGAAGAAATTGAAAATGTCGGGAGCATGTTTGCCAAAGTCTCTAACAGATTCCTGTCTATATAAAAAGACTGAATTTGATGAAGTCACAGGGGATCTtattaaaacaagattttctaggacatttctgcctttctccccagATCATAAACTGTATCATAGTACAGgcagtttaaatgaaaatggcTACAGTGAAGGCATTATTCAAGCTATAGAACAATATGCCAGGAAAGTAGCAGATGATACTCTAGAAAAGAGTTTAGAGTCGGCTGTTCTCCATgtggctgaaaacagaaaaaatggggATAGACTCTCATATACTGAGAAACTGTCTCCTTTTTCTGGAACTGTGTGTAGATGCTGCAGTATGAAAGAACATCGGTACTGTACAGAAAGTACATCTCATCATCTACCTGCGCCAGAATCCTCCATTCCCGTGAGGCATTTTCTTCATCCTGGATTAGGTGGTGCTTGTCAAAAATCAAGAGTGTTTCAGCTTGATATTCCTAAAATTCACATTGATGTAGAACAGAAGACAGTGTTTTCTGACAAGGGGGCTACTGCGGCCataaagaaagcagaaggagaacTGAGTTACGCAAGTGTGACAGCTGACAGTGGTATTGGACAAGATGGAGTCAGTTTTGCTGAGAGCCTTACTACTGAAATAATGACATCAGCTATGACTAATATTGGTCAGGCAGTTAACATAAG CTCTGTTGGAAGAGAAGGATTTCACTCTGTTGAATCTATCGTTAGCCAGCAGATGAGTCTTAGTATTGGTGATGATAGCACTGGGAGTTGGTCCAATCTAAGTTTTGAAGATGAACATCCTGATGAGAGCAGCAGTTTTCTTCACCTCAGTGACAG